The Methanobrevibacter wolinii SH genome includes a window with the following:
- a CDS encoding DNA-directed RNA polymerase subunit D → MEIEVKDQNDDEIVFIIRDAEVPFVNAIRRTAMMSIPKLAIEDVNIVKNDSAMFDEVLAHRLGLTPLVSDLESIEGLVLPDECDCDDYCPHCSVSFTLNKKGPGVVYSKDLVSSDPKIKPVYDTIPLVKLKENEEIELEAVAKLGFGKEHAKWMPTTVCAYKQYPKITFDENMDVDYDCASACPRGILKADRRSKIIKVLDIENCAMCKSCERASVKDNEGNTYIHVGHEENDFIFKIETDGSMPPKEVLLKACDVLENKADQLIEFSKGGK, encoded by the coding sequence ATGGAGATTGAAGTCAAAGATCAAAATGATGATGAAATTGTTTTCATTATCCGTGATGCTGAAGTTCCTTTTGTCAATGCAATTAGAAGAACCGCAATGATGTCTATTCCTAAATTAGCTATTGAAGATGTCAATATTGTTAAAAATGATTCTGCTATGTTTGATGAGGTACTTGCGCATAGATTAGGATTAACTCCTTTAGTTTCTGATTTAGAATCTATTGAAGGTCTAGTTCTCCCTGATGAATGTGATTGTGATGATTACTGCCCACATTGTAGTGTATCATTTACACTTAATAAAAAAGGACCTGGAGTTGTCTATTCTAAAGATTTAGTCTCTTCTGACCCCAAAATTAAACCTGTTTATGATACAATTCCTTTAGTAAAATTAAAAGAAAATGAAGAAATTGAACTTGAAGCTGTAGCTAAATTAGGTTTCGGAAAAGAACATGCTAAATGGATGCCTACTACAGTTTGTGCATATAAACAATATCCAAAAATTACTTTTGATGAAAATATGGATGTAGATTATGATTGTGCTTCTGCATGTCCTAGAGGTATATTAAAAGCAGATCGTAGATCTAAAATTATTAAAGTATTAGATATTGAAAATTGTGCAATGTGTAAAAGCTGTGAAAGGGCTAGTGTCAAAGACAACGAGGGTAATACATATATTCATGTTGGACATGAAGAAAATGATTTTATTTTTAAAATTGAAACTGATGGATCAATGCCTCCAAAAGAGGTTTTATTGAAAGCTTGTGATGTTTTAGAAAATAAAGCAGATCAACTTATTGAATTTAGTAAAGGAGGAAAATAA
- a CDS encoding 30S ribosomal protein S11 — MAKDEKWGIANIYSSFNNTIITVTDITGAETITQWSGGKVVRSDRQESSPFAAMEAANRVAEDAKEKGFIGLHIRVRAPGGNGPRSPGPGAQATIRALARAGIKIGKIEDITPIPHDGTGRPGGKRGRRV, encoded by the coding sequence ATGGCAAAAGATGAAAAATGGGGAATAGCTAATATTTATTCATCATTCAATAACACTATTATAACTGTTACTGATATTACTGGTGCTGAAACCATTACACAATGGTCTGGTGGAAAAGTTGTACGTTCTGATAGACAAGAATCTTCTCCTTTTGCAGCTATGGAAGCTGCTAATCGTGTAGCAGAAGATGCTAAAGAAAAAGGTTTTATTGGTTTACATATTAGAGTAAGAGCACCTGGAGGTAATGGTCCTAGAAGTCCAGGTCCTGGTGCACAAGCAACTATTCGTGCTTTAGCAAGAGCAGGTATTAAAATAGGTAAAATTGAAGATATAACTCCAATTCCTCATGATGGTACAGGACGCCCTGGTGGTAAAAGAGGTAGAAGAGTATAA
- a CDS encoding 30S ribosomal protein S4, translating to MGHPRKARKKYNTPPHPWNAERIKSENKLMVKYGLKNKKEIWKADTLVRKYSREARYLLGFAQDQAVEEKNQLLNHLVRIGVLSEESRLEDILNLNVEDILRRRLQTIVYRKGLARTAKEARMFVVHGHIAMNGKKVDSPSYMVKKGEEELIGFYGNSSVAKQIEEYNKNANKAEEKAE from the coding sequence ATGGGACATCCACGTAAAGCAAGAAAAAAATATAATACCCCTCCTCATCCTTGGAATGCTGAAAGAATTAAATCAGAAAACAAGTTAATGGTTAAATACGGTTTAAAAAATAAAAAAGAAATTTGGAAAGCTGATACTTTAGTTAGGAAATACAGTAGAGAAGCAAGGTATTTACTTGGTTTTGCTCAAGATCAAGCTGTTGAAGAAAAAAATCAATTATTAAATCACTTAGTTAGAATAGGTGTTTTATCTGAAGAATCTCGTCTTGAAGATATTCTTAACTTAAATGTTGAAGATATTTTAAGAAGAAGATTACAAACCATTGTATACCGTAAAGGTTTAGCTCGTACTGCTAAAGAAGCTAGAATGTTTGTTGTTCATGGTCATATTGCTATGAATGGTAAAAAAGTAGATTCTCCAAGTTATATGGTTAAAAAAGGAGAAGAAGAACTTATCGGATTCTATGGTAACTCTTCTGTAGCTAAACAAATTGAAGAATATAATAAAAATGCTAATAAAGCTGAAGAAAAAGCTGAATAA
- a CDS encoding 30S ribosomal protein S13 — MEDEFRHLVRISRKDVDGNKTFEYALTDIKGIGLSLSRTIGLTLGFDLNAKIGYIKDEDVLKIEELLENPQKFGIPDWMLNRRNDYTTGETVHLIESDLDMTLRDDLNRMKKTRSYKGRRHELGLPVRGQRTKSTFRHGSSVGVKRDRTSSSL; from the coding sequence ATGGAAGACGAATTTAGACATTTAGTACGTATTTCAAGAAAAGATGTTGATGGAAATAAAACTTTCGAATATGCTTTAACTGATATTAAAGGTATTGGTTTGTCTTTATCTAGAACCATCGGTCTTACTTTAGGTTTCGATTTAAATGCTAAAATTGGATATATTAAAGATGAAGATGTTTTAAAAATTGAAGAACTTTTAGAAAATCCTCAAAAATTTGGTATACCTGATTGGATGTTAAATAGAAGAAACGATTATACTACTGGTGAAACTGTTCATTTAATTGAATCTGATCTTGATATGACTTTAAGAGATGACTTAAATAGAATGAAAAAGACCAGAAGTTATAAAGGAAGAAGACATGAACTCGGATTACCTGTCAGAGGTCAAAGAACCAAATCTACTTTCAGACATGGTTCTTCTGTAGGTGTAAAACGTGATAGAACAAGCTCAAGTTTATAA
- a CDS encoding RNA-guided pseudouridylation complex pseudouridine synthase subunit Cbf5: MVDLYQKSKSETNYDYGCKPEERSIEEHLKKGVINLDKPSGPTSHEVDSWVLKILHCSKTGHGGTLDPKVTGILPMGLNNATRTIQLLSSASKEYVCLMNLHKNVNEDTIYDIFNEFTGKIFQLPPVKSAVKRELRARNVYYANIAEIDGRDVLFRIGCEAGTYVRTYCHDIGEALGVGAHMAELRRTQVGSFSEENNLVTLQDITDAYYYWVHNDDEKELRKVIMPMEKAADHLPKVYIKDSSVAAITHGAKLASGGISLLSDNIKRGDIVAIETLKGEIVASGISLYSSEQILEKENGIVINTNHVFMDEDEYPIMWK, from the coding sequence ATGGTTGACTTATATCAAAAATCTAAATCAGAAACAAATTATGATTATGGTTGTAAACCTGAAGAACGTTCTATTGAAGAACATTTAAAAAAAGGAGTTATTAATCTAGATAAACCTTCTGGACCTACATCTCATGAAGTGGATTCTTGGGTTTTAAAAATTCTTCATTGTTCTAAAACAGGTCATGGTGGAACATTAGATCCTAAAGTTACTGGTATTTTACCTATGGGTTTAAATAATGCAACTCGTACTATTCAACTTTTATCCTCTGCATCTAAGGAATATGTTTGTCTTATGAATTTACATAAAAATGTAAATGAAGATACTATTTATGATATTTTTAATGAATTTACTGGTAAAATATTTCAGTTACCTCCAGTAAAATCTGCAGTTAAAAGAGAACTTAGAGCACGTAATGTTTATTATGCAAATATTGCTGAAATTGATGGAAGAGATGTTTTATTTAGAATTGGGTGTGAAGCAGGTACTTATGTAAGAACTTATTGTCATGATATTGGTGAAGCTTTAGGTGTTGGTGCACATATGGCAGAGCTTAGACGTACACAAGTTGGTTCTTTTTCAGAAGAAAATAATCTTGTAACTTTACAAGATATTACTGATGCATATTATTATTGGGTTCATAATGATGATGAAAAAGAGTTAAGAAAGGTTATTATGCCTATGGAAAAAGCTGCAGATCATTTACCTAAAGTTTATATTAAAGATTCTTCTGTTGCTGCAATTACTCATGGTGCAAAACTTGCATCTGGTGGTATATCTTTACTTTCTGACAATATTAAAAGAGGAGATATTGTAGCGATTGAAACATTAAAAGGTGAAATCGTTGCATCTGGTATTAGCCTATATTCTAGTGAACAAATTTTAGAAAAAGAAAATGGTATTGTTATAAATACTAATCATGTATTTATGGATGAAGATGAATATCCAATTATGTGGAAATAA
- a CDS encoding 50S ribosomal protein L14e: protein MASIEVGRVCVKTAGREAGEKCVIVDVIDNNFVEVVGGSVKNRRCNISHLEPTEDTVEVSDDIEAVKKSLEAL, encoded by the coding sequence ATGGCATCTATAGAAGTAGGAAGAGTATGTGTTAAAACCGCTGGTAGAGAAGCTGGCGAAAAATGTGTAATCGTTGACGTTATCGATAATAACTTTGTAGAAGTTGTAGGTGGATCTGTTAAAAATAGAAGATGTAATATTAGCCACTTAGAACCTACTGAAGATACTGTTGAAGTATCTGATGATATCGAAGCTGTTAAAAAAAGTTTAGAAGCTTTATAG
- the cmk gene encoding (d)CMP kinase: MIITIGGSAGSGTTTAAKVLSEKLDIPYLSTGSIFRQMAKEHGMSVIEFNKFSENNADIDKELDKRQAEIAYESGNIVVEGRLSAYFIEADLKIWLTAPLDVRAKRISERESKSVDVARNEIKIREESEASRYMEIHNIDINNYEIYDMILNTDRFNPESISQIILETLKVI; encoded by the coding sequence ATGATTATAACAATCGGTGGGTCTGCAGGTAGTGGAACTACTACTGCAGCAAAGGTATTATCTGAAAAATTAGACATTCCATATTTATCAACAGGTTCTATATTTCGTCAAATGGCGAAAGAACATGGAATGAGTGTAATTGAATTTAATAAATTCTCTGAAAATAATGCTGACATCGATAAAGAACTTGATAAAAGACAAGCTGAAATTGCCTATGAATCTGGTAATATTGTTGTAGAAGGAAGGCTTTCAGCTTACTTTATTGAAGCTGATCTTAAGATTTGGTTAACTGCCCCATTGGATGTACGTGCTAAAAGAATTTCAGAAAGAGAATCAAAATCTGTTGATGTTGCACGTAATGAAATTAAAATACGAGAAGAAAGTGAAGCTTCAAGATACATGGAAATTCATAATATTGATATTAATAATTATGAAATTTATGATATGATTTTAAATACTGATAGGTTCAATCCTGAAAGTATTTCACAAATTATTTTAGAAACATTAAAGGTGATATAA
- a CDS encoding 50S ribosomal protein L34e, whose protein sequence is MPANRFRSRSYKRMNKNTPGGDNVLRYKKKRPSKHVCAECGAVLHGVPRGRPYEINKLSKTQKRPNRPFGGYLCPKCARKHFKDEARK, encoded by the coding sequence ATGCCTGCAAATAGGTTTAGATCTCGTTCATATAAAAGAATGAATAAAAATACTCCTGGCGGAGATAATGTATTAAGGTATAAAAAGAAAAGACCTAGTAAGCATGTTTGTGCTGAATGTGGTGCTGTTCTTCATGGTGTCCCACGTGGTCGTCCTTATGAAATAAATAAATTATCAAAAACTCAAAAAAGACCAAATCGTCCATTTGGGGGATATTTATGTCCTAAATGTGCTCGTAAACATTTTAAAGATGAGGCTAGAAAATAA
- a CDS encoding DUF106 domain-containing protein gives MFDVIIPFLDSVFNPLLALDPTPNNPILTVFVISFIVALITTVANKYLVNQDEMNSIQKEMKEFQKELKEAQKSGDSKKLSKMQAKQVEMMQKQSQMMSQQFKPMIVTMIPILLVFWWMSASTVKNTVVTLPPLVYYCTLTPIWHFIGPLIPGYGAANPNALPWTIGWLLWYMLCTLGLSQVLRKFMGFEQGF, from the coding sequence ATGTTTGATGTAATTATACCATTTTTGGACAGTGTATTTAATCCATTGTTAGCTTTAGATCCTACTCCAAATAATCCTATATTAACTGTATTTGTTATTTCATTTATTGTAGCTTTAATTACTACAGTTGCTAATAAGTATCTTGTAAATCAAGATGAAATGAATAGTATACAGAAGGAAATGAAAGAGTTCCAAAAAGAACTTAAAGAGGCTCAAAAAAGTGGGGATTCTAAAAAGTTATCTAAAATGCAAGCTAAACAAGTGGAAATGATGCAAAAACAAAGCCAAATGATGTCTCAACAATTTAAACCAATGATTGTTACTATGATTCCAATATTATTAGTTTTCTGGTGGATGAGTGCTTCTACAGTTAAAAACACAGTTGTTACTTTACCACCTTTAGTATATTATTGTACTTTAACTCCAATTTGGCATTTCATTGGTCCTTTAATCCCTGGATATGGTGCTGCTAATCCTAATGCACTTCCATGGACTATTGGTTGGTTATTATGGTATATGCTTTGTACTCTTGGATTGTCTCAAGTTCTTAGGAAATTTATGGGATTTGAACAAGGATTCTAA
- a CDS encoding adenylate kinase, giving the protein MKLVILTGIPGTGSTTVLNKTLEKVDYLHLNYGDVMTQIAIDNGIVDNRDQLRKLSPEVQKDIQRQAAVKIKKQSENKNIIVDTHCTINTPSGYLPGLPKWVLEELQPDMFILVEAYPDEIIYRRLNDDSRERDTEKAKDIQLHQELNRAASMAYAVLTGATVKIIQNHDNHLDSTVDKLAKLLDNF; this is encoded by the coding sequence ATGAAATTAGTAATTTTAACTGGTATTCCTGGTACTGGAAGTACAACAGTTTTAAACAAAACTTTAGAGAAAGTGGATTATCTTCATTTAAACTATGGAGATGTTATGACTCAAATTGCTATTGATAATGGTATTGTTGATAATAGGGATCAATTAAGAAAATTATCTCCAGAAGTTCAAAAAGATATTCAAAGACAAGCTGCAGTTAAAATTAAAAAACAATCTGAAAATAAAAATATTATTGTAGATACTCATTGTACAATTAATACTCCATCTGGTTATTTACCAGGTCTTCCAAAATGGGTACTCGAAGAATTACAACCAGATATGTTTATTTTAGTTGAAGCTTATCCAGATGAAATTATTTATAGAAGATTAAATGATGATTCTAGAGAAAGAGACACAGAAAAAGCTAAAGATATTCAATTACATCAAGAATTGAATAGAGCTGCTTCTATGGCTTATGCTGTTTTAACTGGTGCAACTGTTAAAATAATCCAAAATCATGATAATCATTTAGATTCTACTGTTGATAAATTAGCTAAACTTTTAGATAATTTCTAA
- the secY gene encoding preprotein translocase subunit SecY, translated as MSSLDALTPLYKLIPEVKSPIHRQDFKEKSKWTIVVLILYYILSEVPLYGLSSSAVDQFAQLRAVMAGSFGSILTLGIGPIITASIVLQLLVGAKLLDLDLSTHHDKALFQSTQKVLAIIFTLFEAIVLVYTGSLTPIDASYMPVLLLQLVIGAVLILYLDEVVSKWGFGSGIGLFIAAGVAEQIIVGTFNFIPTASGSLPGIIPGFIQAAAGGSPDFSTLIPLIATIGVFLVAVYGESMRVEIPISHGQVRGHGRIRGSVGKYPLKFIYASNMPVILTSALLVNVSLLASMFQKLGWPIFGKVEGGKAVSGLALYLSTPSGVSILFTNPLRVIFYAVFFLLFCVLFSWLWVEISGLNAKEVSKKLYQSGIQIPGFRSSKRQLYKIMKKYIPALTILGGLFVGILAFGADLTGALGGGTGVLLTVGIVYRLYEEIAQEQLMEMHPMLRRFLGQ; from the coding sequence ATGAGTAGTTTAGATGCATTAACTCCATTGTACAAGCTTATTCCTGAGGTTAAATCTCCTATTCATAGGCAAGATTTTAAGGAGAAAAGTAAATGGACTATTGTAGTTTTAATTCTTTATTATATTCTTTCAGAAGTTCCATTATATGGGTTGAGTAGTAGTGCAGTTGATCAATTTGCACAATTAAGAGCAGTTATGGCTGGAAGTTTTGGTTCTATTCTTACTTTAGGTATTGGACCTATTATTACTGCTTCAATTGTTCTTCAGTTATTAGTTGGTGCAAAATTATTAGATTTAGATTTATCTACACACCATGATAAAGCTCTTTTCCAAAGTACACAAAAAGTATTAGCTATAATATTTACATTATTTGAAGCGATTGTATTAGTATATACTGGAAGTTTAACTCCTATTGACGCTTCTTATATGCCTGTTTTATTATTACAACTTGTTATTGGAGCAGTTTTAATTCTTTATTTAGATGAAGTTGTTTCAAAATGGGGTTTTGGTAGTGGTATTGGTTTGTTCATTGCTGCTGGTGTAGCAGAACAAATTATTGTTGGTACATTTAACTTTATTCCAACTGCAAGTGGTTCATTACCAGGTATTATTCCTGGATTTATACAAGCAGCTGCAGGTGGAAGTCCTGATTTCTCAACTTTAATTCCTTTAATTGCAACTATTGGGGTATTTTTAGTTGCAGTATATGGAGAAAGTATGAGGGTAGAAATTCCTATTTCACATGGTCAAGTTAGAGGACATGGTAGAATAAGGGGATCTGTTGGTAAATATCCTTTAAAATTTATATATGCAAGTAATATGCCAGTTATTTTAACTAGTGCTTTACTTGTTAATGTTTCTTTACTTGCAAGTATGTTCCAAAAATTAGGATGGCCTATTTTTGGTAAAGTTGAAGGAGGTAAAGCAGTTAGTGGTTTAGCTTTATACTTATCTACACCTTCTGGTGTAAGTATTTTATTTACTAATCCATTAAGGGTTATATTTTATGCAGTATTTTTCTTATTATTCTGTGTATTATTCTCATGGTTATGGGTTGAAATCAGTGGATTAAATGCAAAAGAAGTTTCTAAAAAATTATATCAATCTGGAATTCAAATTCCTGGTTTTAGAAGTAGTAAAAGACAATTATATAAAATTATGAAAAAATATATTCCTGCATTAACCATTTTAGGTGGTCTTTTTGTAGGTATTTTAGCATTTGGTGCAGATTTAACTGGTGCTCTTGGTGGAGGTACTGGTGTATTACTTACTGTTGGTATTGTTTATAGACTTTATGAAGAAATTGCACAAGAACAACTTATGGAAATGCATCCAATGTTAAGAAGATTCTTAGGACAATAA
- a CDS encoding uL15m family ribosomal protein, whose product MIRQKRKITKQRGTRTNGGGVVKNRRGYGNKGGRGNAGAGKQHWTRTVLTNKNYFGKHGFKRPQKMIKKVNPVNVSYLSDQAENLLNDGLATKDGDSIVIDVTELGYDKVLAKGSVDKKLVVKSPKFSASAITKIEEAGGEAVEL is encoded by the coding sequence ATGATTAGACAAAAACGTAAAATTACTAAACAACGAGGTACCAGAACTAATGGTGGTGGAGTTGTTAAAAATAGAAGAGGTTATGGTAACAAAGGAGGAAGAGGTAACGCTGGTGCAGGTAAACAACACTGGACTAGAACCGTCCTTACTAATAAAAACTACTTCGGTAAACATGGTTTCAAAAGACCTCAAAAAATGATTAAAAAAGTTAATCCTGTTAATGTTAGTTATTTATCTGATCAAGCTGAAAATCTTTTAAATGATGGTTTAGCTACTAAAGACGGGGATTCAATTGTTATTGATGTAACTGAATTAGGTTATGATAAAGTTTTAGCTAAAGGTTCTGTTGATAAAAAACTTGTAGTTAAATCTCCAAAATTCTCTGCATCTGCTATTACTAAAATTGAAGAAGCTGGTGGAGAAGCAGTAGAATTATAA
- a CDS encoding 50S ribosomal protein L30: protein MFLVIRIRGTTGVKRGIADTLDMLRLNRISHAVLVDETDSYKGMLQKGKDYITWGEVNAETLAKIIAKRGRLVGDAHVTDEYLKENTDYKSIEELANALIKGEIKAQDVGMKPVFRFHPPRKGYKGIRKPVTEGGSLGYRGEDINNLAIKMA from the coding sequence ATGTTTTTAGTTATTAGAATTAGAGGTACTACTGGTGTAAAAAGAGGTATTGCAGATACTTTAGATATGTTAAGACTCAATAGAATTAGCCATGCTGTTTTAGTAGATGAAACTGATAGTTATAAAGGTATGCTCCAAAAAGGTAAAGATTACATTACTTGGGGAGAAGTTAATGCTGAAACTTTAGCTAAAATTATAGCTAAAAGAGGAAGATTAGTTGGTGACGCACATGTTACTGATGAATACCTTAAAGAAAATACTGATTACAAATCTATTGAAGAATTAGCAAATGCTTTAATTAAAGGTGAAATTAAAGCTCAAGATGTTGGTATGAAACCGGTTTTCCGTTTCCATCCTCCAAGAAAAGGATACAAAGGAATTAGAAAACCAGTTACTGAAGGTGGTTCTTTAGGTTACCGTGGTGAAGATATCAATAATCTTGCTATAAAAATGGCATAA
- the rpsE gene encoding 30S ribosomal protein S5 — translation MSFNMDEWEPKTNVGKMVKDGTITDIDEIFEKGLPIMELEIVDALLPDLEEEVMDVNLVQRMHKSGRKVNFRVIVAVGNKNGYVGLGQGKAREVGPAIRKAVNNAKYNIIKVRRGCGDWGCVCGKQHTVPFKVQGKAGSVNVSLMPAPAGVGLAIGDVGKTIMSLAGYQDVWSQSSGQTQTTINFANAVFDALKEVCNVKASDKDLKTMGVISK, via the coding sequence ATGAGTTTTAATATGGATGAATGGGAACCTAAAACCAATGTCGGTAAAATGGTTAAAGATGGAACTATTACTGACATTGATGAGATCTTTGAAAAAGGTCTTCCAATTATGGAATTAGAAATTGTAGATGCTTTACTTCCTGATTTAGAAGAAGAAGTAATGGATGTTAACTTAGTTCAAAGAATGCACAAATCTGGAAGAAAAGTTAATTTCAGAGTAATTGTTGCAGTTGGTAACAAAAATGGTTATGTTGGATTAGGTCAAGGTAAAGCTAGAGAAGTAGGTCCAGCAATCAGAAAAGCAGTCAACAATGCTAAATATAATATTATTAAAGTAAGAAGAGGCTGTGGTGATTGGGGTTGTGTATGTGGTAAACAACACACTGTTCCTTTCAAAGTACAAGGTAAAGCTGGAAGTGTAAATGTATCTCTTATGCCTGCTCCTGCAGGTGTAGGTCTTGCAATTGGTGATGTTGGTAAAACTATCATGTCTCTTGCAGGTTATCAAGATGTATGGTCTCAATCTAGTGGTCAAACTCAAACTACCATTAATTTTGCAAATGCTGTCTTTGATGCATTAAAAGAAGTATGTAATGTTAAAGCTAGTGATAAAGATCTCAAAACTATGGGAGTAATTTCTAAATAG
- a CDS encoding 50S ribosomal protein L18, with the protein MAQGSNYKVAFRRRREGKTDYAARFRLADLDKSRLVVRVSNANVIVQIINIRNGGDETVVSAHSKELRKLGWLGGAKNTSAVYLTAYLCAKKALNAGIDSAVLDIGLKSPIKGSKVFAGLKGAVDAGLEVPYGESVIPGDDRITGQTVADYADQLDEEELNKHFSQYLARGLNPKDLPSHFEEIKNKIDETEV; encoded by the coding sequence ATGGCTCAAGGATCTAATTATAAAGTAGCATTTAGAAGAAGAAGAGAAGGAAAAACTGACTATGCTGCAAGATTTAGATTAGCAGATTTAGATAAATCTAGATTAGTTGTCAGAGTTTCTAATGCTAATGTTATTGTTCAAATTATTAATATTCGTAATGGCGGTGATGAAACTGTTGTTTCAGCACACAGTAAAGAACTTAGAAAATTAGGTTGGTTAGGTGGAGCTAAAAACACTAGTGCAGTATACTTAACCGCTTATTTATGTGCTAAAAAAGCATTAAATGCTGGTATTGATAGTGCTGTTTTAGATATTGGTTTAAAATCACCTATTAAAGGATCTAAAGTGTTTGCAGGTCTTAAAGGTGCAGTAGATGCTGGACTTGAAGTACCTTATGGTGAATCTGTAATCCCTGGTGATGACCGTATTACTGGTCAAACTGTTGCAGATTATGCAGATCAATTAGATGAAGAAGAATTAAATAAACATTTCTCACAATATTTAGCAAGAGGTCTTAATCCTAAAGACTTACCTAGCCATTTTGAAGAAATTAAAAATAAAATTGATGAAACTGAGGTATAA
- a CDS encoding 50S ribosomal protein L19e codes for MNLTTQKRLAADILKVGLNRVWIDPEQIEEVSRAITRDGVRQLINQGAIKAKPKNGISSYRSKKIAQQKKKGKRKGKGSVKGAKYARTPKKQAWMSTIRALRTDLKDMRAAGEIDPTTYRKLYKMAKGGAFKSKSYMKNYARDHDMIRSE; via the coding sequence ATGAATCTTACTACTCAAAAAAGATTAGCTGCAGATATACTTAAAGTAGGATTAAATCGTGTATGGATTGATCCTGAACAAATTGAAGAAGTATCAAGGGCTATTACAAGAGATGGAGTTAGGCAGTTAATCAATCAAGGAGCTATTAAAGCAAAACCTAAAAATGGTATTAGTAGCTACAGGTCTAAAAAAATTGCACAACAAAAGAAAAAAGGTAAACGTAAAGGTAAAGGTAGTGTTAAAGGAGCAAAATATGCAAGAACTCCTAAAAAACAAGCTTGGATGTCTACTATCAGAGCTTTAAGAACTGATTTAAAAGATATGCGTGCTGCTGGTGAAATTGATCCAACTACCTACAGAAAATTATACAAAATGGCAAAAGGTGGAGCATTTAAAAGTAAATCTTATATGAAAAACTATGCTCGTGACCATGACATGATTAGGAGTGAATAG
- a CDS encoding 50S ribosomal protein L32e encodes MAKRFKRQEYARYKKLGDKWRKPRGRTSKMRRYEAGKPDMPAIGYGTPKDTRYLHPSGYKDVLVRNLKELENLDPATEAARLSSSIGKNKKSQMLEKASELGIKVLNK; translated from the coding sequence ATGGCTAAAAGGTTTAAAAGGCAAGAATACGCTAGATATAAAAAACTTGGAGACAAATGGAGAAAACCTAGAGGAAGAACTAGTAAAATGAGAAGATATGAAGCAGGAAAACCTGATATGCCTGCTATTGGATATGGAACTCCTAAAGATACTAGATATTTACATCCTTCTGGTTATAAAGATGTTCTTGTTCGTAATTTAAAAGAATTAGAAAACTTAGATCCTGCTACTGAAGCTGCAAGATTAAGTTCTTCTATAGGTAAAAATAAAAAATCACAGATGTTAGAAAAAGCATCAGAACTTGGAATTAAAGTATTAAATAAATAA
- a CDS encoding 50S ribosomal protein L6, with product MVLAAAIREEIDIPEGVEVKIGKGVTVKGPQGEISREFNYPNISIDEEDNKVVLNVDFPKSRDKSMMGTIKAHISNMITGVTDGFTYHMKIVFAHFPMTVKVKGNIVTIDNFVGEKHPRTSKIVGDETKVTVKGDQVTITGINKEHVGQTMANLEQATKIKGKDPRVFQDGIYLVSKE from the coding sequence ATGGTATTAGCTGCAGCTATAAGGGAAGAAATTGATATCCCTGAAGGCGTCGAAGTTAAAATAGGTAAAGGGGTTACTGTTAAAGGACCTCAAGGTGAAATCAGTAGGGAATTTAATTATCCAAATATTTCTATTGATGAAGAAGATAATAAAGTTGTTTTAAATGTGGATTTCCCGAAAAGTAGAGATAAATCTATGATGGGAACTATCAAAGCACATATTTCTAATATGATAACTGGTGTAACTGACGGTTTCACATATCATATGAAAATCGTATTTGCACACTTTCCAATGACTGTAAAAGTTAAAGGAAATATTGTAACAATAGATAATTTCGTAGGTGAAAAACACCCAAGGACTTCCAAAATTGTTGGAGACGAAACTAAAGTTACAGTTAAAGGGGACCAAGTTACTATAACTGGTATTAATAAAGAACATGTTGGTCAAACTATGGCTAACTTAGAACAAGCAACTAAAATCAAAGGAAAAGATCCTAGAGTATTCCAAGATGGAATATATTTAGTAAGTAAAGAATAG